In Treponema pectinovorum, a single genomic region encodes these proteins:
- a CDS encoding GTP pyrophosphokinase yields the protein MNSKESNDNNFPKLIEKSLSNPEDFYKMAFEFQQIMMIYESATKQIETKLDILNKENKVSGRRNPIESLKSRIKSPQSISKKLEKKNLPMSFEAMTQNLNDIAGVRVVCPFISDIYRVRESLLKQPDIKLIKEKDYIKEPKESGYRSLHLVIEIPVYLSENSHEVKVEIQLRTIAMDFWASLEHQLHYKTSTKVPESVRRELYRVAETIAMTDREMEEIAIELQHMD from the coding sequence TTGAATTCAAAAGAATCTAACGATAACAACTTTCCTAAATTAATTGAAAAATCTCTATCCAATCCTGAAGATTTTTACAAGATGGCGTTTGAGTTTCAGCAGATAATGATGATTTACGAAAGTGCCACAAAACAAATTGAGACAAAACTCGACATTTTGAACAAGGAAAACAAAGTTTCCGGGCGGAGAAATCCGATTGAAAGCTTAAAGTCAAGGATAAAATCTCCGCAGAGCATTTCTAAAAAACTAGAAAAGAAAAATCTTCCGATGAGTTTTGAAGCGATGACTCAAAACTTAAACGATATTGCCGGCGTCAGAGTTGTCTGCCCTTTTATTTCTGACATATACAGAGTCAGAGAAAGCCTTTTAAAACAACCAGACATAAAATTGATAAAAGAAAAAGACTATATAAAAGAACCTAAAGAAAGCGGTTACAGAAGTTTGCACCTCGTTATTGAAATTCCTGTATATCTTTCTGAAAATTCTCACGAAGTAAAAGTTGAAATTCAACTCAGAACGATTGCAATGGATTTTTGGGCAAGCCTTGAACATCAACTCCATTATAAAACTTCAACAAAAGTTCCAGAAAGCGTTCGAAGAGAACTCTATAGAGTTGCAGAAACGATTGCGATGACTGATAGAGAAATGGAAGAAATTGCGATAGAATTGCAGCACATGGATTAA
- a CDS encoding AMP-binding protein yields the protein MNFLKDYVLNKTEFADYEDFKNNFKIAVPQNFNFAYDIVDRYAELEPQKKALVWCDDSGEEKIFTFGDISKKSSQTANYLVKHGIKKGDRVLLILRRRFEFWFLTMALHKIGAIAVPATNQLTAKDIEYRINAAGIKTVVTYDDEVVQERVEEACKEAAKKLTLITIGKNRSGWESFYDELNLMSDSFARPKGEDEIKNSDTMLLYFTSGTSGSPKMVQHDFTYPLGHIVTAKYWQNVIDDGLHLSVAETGWAKAVWGKLYGQWICGTAVMAYDMVSFSPSKMMAVISKYHVTTFCAPPTTYRFLVKADINKYDISSLKYLVTAGEALTPELFNKVYESTGLKMYEAFGQTEATVMIGNFPGMEIKPGSMGKPAPGYDIQIVRPDGSECAPNENGSIIIRLEKEHPHGLFTGYYKNPEQTKKAFANGVYNTGDVASYDEDGYIWFSGRSDDVIKTSGYRVSPFEVESVLLMHPAILECAVTGVPDDKRGQVIKASVVLNKGFEKSKQLELKIFEFMKSKTATYKHPRIIDFVDELPKTISGKIRRVEIREKDQGKK from the coding sequence ATGAACTTTTTAAAAGATTATGTTCTAAACAAAACTGAATTTGCAGATTATGAAGATTTTAAAAACAATTTTAAAATAGCGGTTCCCCAAAATTTTAACTTTGCATACGACATTGTAGATAGGTATGCCGAATTAGAACCGCAAAAAAAAGCACTCGTGTGGTGCGATGACAGTGGCGAAGAAAAAATCTTTACTTTTGGAGATATTTCTAAAAAATCATCGCAGACTGCAAACTACCTTGTAAAACACGGCATAAAAAAAGGCGACAGAGTTCTTCTTATATTGAGAAGGCGATTTGAATTCTGGTTTTTGACTATGGCTTTGCACAAGATTGGGGCAATCGCAGTTCCAGCAACAAATCAACTTACGGCAAAGGATATTGAATATCGCATAAATGCTGCAGGGATAAAAACCGTTGTAACTTACGATGATGAAGTTGTTCAGGAAAGAGTTGAAGAAGCTTGCAAAGAAGCAGCCAAAAAATTGACTCTAATAACGATTGGTAAAAATCGTTCTGGCTGGGAAAGTTTTTACGATGAGCTAAATCTCATGTCAGACAGTTTTGCTCGACCTAAGGGCGAAGATGAAATTAAAAACAGCGACACAATGCTCTTGTATTTTACTTCTGGCACTAGCGGAAGTCCAAAAATGGTTCAGCACGATTTTACATATCCGCTTGGTCATATAGTAACAGCAAAATACTGGCAAAATGTAATAGACGACGGACTTCATCTTTCTGTTGCAGAAACTGGTTGGGCAAAAGCCGTATGGGGAAAACTCTACGGGCAATGGATTTGCGGAACTGCTGTTATGGCATACGACATGGTAAGTTTTTCGCCTTCAAAAATGATGGCTGTAATTTCAAAATATCATGTAACAACATTCTGTGCACCTCCAACGACATACAGATTTTTAGTAAAAGCAGACATAAACAAATACGATATTTCATCTTTAAAATATCTCGTAACAGCAGGAGAAGCGTTGACTCCAGAACTTTTTAATAAAGTTTACGAATCTACAGGGCTCAAAATGTACGAAGCTTTTGGTCAGACAGAAGCAACCGTTATGATTGGAAACTTTCCTGGAATGGAAATAAAACCTGGTTCAATGGGAAAACCCGCACCAGGCTATGACATACAAATTGTGCGTCCAGACGGTTCAGAATGTGCACCTAACGAAAATGGCTCTATCATAATTCGCCTCGAAAAAGAACATCCGCATGGACTTTTCACCGGCTACTACAAAAATCCAGAGCAGACAAAAAAGGCTTTTGCAAACGGAGTTTATAACACTGGCGATGTTGCAAGTTACGATGAAGATGGCTACATTTGGTTTTCTGGCCGTAGCGACGATGTAATAAAAACTTCTGGATATAGAGTAAGCCCTTTTGAAGTTGAAAGCGTGCTTTTGATGCATCCTGCAATTCTCGAATGTGCGGTTACAGGCGTTCCAGACGATAAGCGAGGACAGGTCATAAAAGCATCTGTTGTTTTAAATAAAGGTTTTGAAAAATCCAAACAGCTTGAACTTAAAATTTTTGAATTTATGAAGAGCAAAACGGCGACCTACAAGCATCCAAGAATAATAGATTTTGTAGACGAACTGCCAAAGACTATCTCTGGAAAGATTCGTCGCGTCGAAATACGAGAAAAAGACCAAGGTAAAAAATAG